From one Acidimicrobiales bacterium genomic stretch:
- the gyrA gene encoding DNA gyrase subunit A, which yields MTDDSTPTPTPPPAPPPGASEVVAREPIEPIEIQEEMERSFLDYAMSVIVSRALPDARDGLKPVHRRILWGMHDIGARPDRSHLKSARITGHVMGYFHPHGDGSIYDALVRMAQPHSLRHVLVDGHGNFGSPDFSAAASRYTECRLAPLATVLLDGIDEDTVDFVDNYSGEVTEPTVLPARFPNLLVNGSQGIAVGMATNIPPHNLGEVVDATIHLIDNPDSTPEDLMKFVQGPDFPKGALIMGRQGIVDAYRTGKGSIRLRAVAEIEEGARTDQIVVTEMPYQTSISKTAKEIKALVDARVIDGISDVNDESARGKTRLVIKLKRDAPGLVVLNNLYKHTSLQTSFAVNCVALVDGVPRTLNLVQALQAYVDHQVEVITRRSQHRLSEAERKLHIREGELKAIDVIDEVIALIRGSDDRAAAKVGLMAEPFEFSEVQVEHILDMALGRLTRLARIDLERRIAELQGEIAGLQAILADEAKLRTVIKDELSDVRDRFANERRSIITLDPGEMNVEDLIDDEELVLTLSEKGYIKTVAADTFRAQGRGGRGVAGAKLRDGDYVSHILTTTSHSYLLFFSNLGRVYRLKAHEIPKKERTARGTAMPNLVQLQPGERIQAIIDTRDYESQPYLFFATKLGQVKRTRFTEYDSSLRTGLIAINLRDGDELVRVLPTDGGADILMISKLGQAIRFPEDQVRAMGRAAAGVRGMKLRAGDEVVSCDVCRDDVAMLIVTDAGYGKRTQLEHFNAQGRGGQGVRGIKLTAKKGSVVAAFMVGLDDEVFVVASGGVVIRMPVRDISSQGRDATGVRVMNVDDGQSVAAVAPVLSGDDDAA from the coding sequence ATGACTGACGACAGCACCCCCACCCCGACCCCCCCGCCGGCGCCCCCGCCCGGCGCCAGCGAGGTGGTGGCCCGCGAGCCGATCGAGCCCATCGAGATCCAGGAGGAGATGGAGCGCTCCTTCCTGGACTACGCCATGTCGGTCATCGTGTCCCGGGCCCTGCCCGATGCGCGCGACGGCCTGAAGCCCGTGCACCGCCGGATCCTGTGGGGCATGCACGACATCGGGGCCCGCCCCGACCGCAGCCACCTCAAGTCGGCCCGGATCACCGGCCACGTCATGGGCTACTTCCACCCCCACGGCGACGGCTCCATCTACGACGCCCTGGTGCGCATGGCCCAGCCCCACTCGCTGCGCCACGTGCTGGTCGACGGGCACGGCAACTTCGGCTCGCCCGACTTCAGCGCCGCCGCCTCGCGCTACACCGAGTGCCGCCTGGCCCCGCTGGCCACCGTGCTGCTCGACGGCATCGACGAGGACACCGTCGACTTCGTCGACAACTACTCGGGCGAGGTCACCGAGCCCACCGTCCTGCCGGCCCGGTTCCCCAACCTGCTGGTCAACGGCAGCCAGGGCATCGCCGTGGGCATGGCCACCAACATCCCGCCCCACAACCTGGGCGAGGTGGTGGACGCCACCATCCACCTGATCGACAACCCGGACTCGACCCCCGAGGACCTGATGAAGTTCGTCCAGGGGCCGGACTTCCCCAAGGGCGCCCTCATCATGGGCCGCCAGGGCATCGTCGACGCCTACCGCACCGGTAAGGGCTCCATCCGCCTGCGGGCCGTGGCCGAGATCGAGGAGGGGGCCCGGACCGACCAGATCGTCGTCACCGAGATGCCGTACCAGACCTCCATCTCCAAGACGGCCAAGGAGATCAAGGCCCTGGTCGACGCCCGGGTCATCGACGGCATCTCCGACGTCAACGACGAGTCGGCCCGGGGCAAGACCCGCCTGGTCATCAAGCTCAAGCGCGACGCGCCGGGCCTGGTGGTCCTGAACAACCTCTACAAGCACACCTCCCTGCAGACCAGCTTCGCGGTGAACTGCGTGGCCCTGGTCGACGGCGTGCCCCGCACCCTCAACCTGGTCCAGGCCCTCCAGGCCTACGTCGACCACCAGGTCGAGGTCATCACCCGGCGGTCGCAACACCGCCTGTCCGAGGCCGAGCGGAAGCTGCACATCCGCGAGGGCGAGCTCAAGGCCATCGACGTCATCGACGAGGTCATAGCCCTCATCCGGGGCTCCGACGACCGGGCCGCGGCCAAGGTCGGCCTCATGGCCGAGCCCTTCGAGTTCTCCGAGGTCCAGGTCGAGCACATCCTGGACATGGCCCTGGGCCGGCTCACCCGCCTGGCCCGCATCGACCTGGAGCGCCGCATCGCCGAGCTCCAGGGCGAGATCGCCGGGCTGCAGGCCATCCTGGCCGACGAGGCCAAGCTGCGGACCGTCATCAAGGACGAGCTGTCCGACGTGCGGGACCGCTTCGCCAACGAGCGCCGATCGATCATCACCCTGGACCCCGGCGAGATGAACGTCGAGGACCTCATCGACGACGAGGAGCTGGTGCTCACCCTGTCGGAGAAGGGCTACATCAAGACCGTGGCGGCCGACACGTTCCGGGCCCAGGGCCGGGGCGGGCGGGGGGTGGCGGGGGCCAAGCTGCGCGACGGCGACTACGTCAGCCACATCCTGACCACCACGTCCCACAGCTACCTGCTGTTCTTCTCCAACCTCGGCCGGGTGTACCGGCTGAAGGCCCACGAGATCCCCAAGAAGGAGCGCACGGCCCGGGGCACGGCGATGCCCAACCTGGTCCAGCTCCAGCCCGGCGAGCGGATCCAGGCCATCATCGACACCCGCGACTACGAGTCGCAGCCCTACCTGTTCTTCGCCACCAAGCTGGGCCAGGTCAAGCGCACCCGCTTCACCGAGTACGACTCGTCGCTGCGCACCGGCCTCATCGCCATCAACCTGCGGGACGGTGACGAGCTGGTGCGGGTGCTGCCCACCGACGGCGGCGCCGACATCCTCATGATCTCCAAGCTGGGCCAGGCCATTCGCTTCCCGGAGGACCAGGTCCGGGCCATGGGCCGGGCCGCGGCCGGCGTGCGGGGCATGAAGCTGCGGGCCGGCGACGAGGTGGTGTCCTGCGACGTCTGCCGCGACGACGTGGCCATGCTGATCGTCACCGACGCCGGGTACGGCAAGCGCACCCAGCTCGAGCACTTCAACGCCCAGGGCCGCGGGGGCCAGGGCGTGCGGGGCATCAAGCTCACGGCCAAGAAGGGCTCGGTGGTGGCCGCCTTCATGGTCGGCCTCGATGACGAGGTCTTCGTGGTGGCCTCCGGGGGTGTCGTGATCCGCATGCCGGTCCGGGACATCTCGTCCCAGGGCCGGGACGCCACCGGCGTCCGGGTCATGAACGTCGACGACGGGCAGTCCGTGGCCGCGGTGGCCCCGGTGCTCTCCGGCGACGACGACGCCGCCTAG